A genomic segment from Synergistes jonesii encodes:
- a CDS encoding 3-oxoacid CoA-transferase subunit B, giving the protein MFTFTEEDAKVRIAKYIAKEFDEMSRGHDLFINLGVGIPTMVADYITSKRVFLQAENGMLGVGPVADEAHIDPLLINASRVKVTETKGCSYMNSADSFGMIRGGHVDATVIGAFEVDEEGNIANWIIPNGKMLGVGGAMDLVSGAKKVYIAMQHMSKKGKSKIVKKCALPITGYGAADVIVTEYASFRFEGGKMVLREISSQITVEELKEITEASFAVSEELGRF; this is encoded by the coding sequence ATGTTTACTTTTACGGAAGAAGATGCGAAGGTCAGAATAGCGAAATACATCGCCAAAGAATTTGATGAAATGAGCAGAGGACACGACTTGTTTATCAATCTCGGCGTCGGCATCCCCACGATGGTGGCTGATTACATAACGAGCAAGCGAGTTTTCTTGCAGGCCGAAAACGGCATGTTGGGAGTGGGGCCCGTGGCGGACGAGGCCCATATCGACCCGTTGCTGATAAACGCCAGTAGGGTAAAGGTCACGGAGACGAAGGGATGCAGCTATATGAACAGCGCCGACTCTTTTGGAATGATCCGCGGCGGACACGTCGACGCGACCGTCATCGGAGCGTTCGAAGTGGACGAAGAAGGCAACATCGCCAACTGGATAATCCCCAACGGCAAAATGCTCGGCGTAGGCGGCGCGATGGACTTGGTATCGGGCGCTAAAAAAGTCTATATAGCGATGCAGCACATGTCTAAAAAAGGTAAAAGCAAAATTGTAAAAAAATGTGCTTTGCCGATAACCGGCTACGGCGCGGCCGACGTGATCGTCACAGAATACGCTTCATTCCGCTTTGAAGGGGGAAAGATGGTTCTCAGGGAAATATCCAGTCAGATAACCGTGGAGGAATTAAAAGAGATCACAGAAGCCTCTTTTGCCGTCTCCGAAGAGCTCGGGCGTTTTTGA
- a CDS encoding CoA transferase subunit A — protein sequence MNKIECTKLRSFEEAIGLIKDGDKIFISGFGNAGDPKQLIKALVESDKKELTIISNDLGSPNIGLGQLLTKKKIKGLIGTYYNWNTEVAAAYNAGEITVELIPQGSFAEGIRAAGVGSAGFYTKTAVGTELAKGRETKEFDGETYLLQEAIRGDVALICADKADELGNLVYHKTARNFNPVMATAAQTVIAEVGEIVPAGALDPESIVTPHIYVDAIVLRSC from the coding sequence ATGAACAAAATAGAATGCACGAAGCTTCGTTCTTTTGAGGAAGCGATCGGATTGATAAAAGACGGAGACAAAATATTCATCAGCGGCTTCGGCAACGCCGGCGATCCGAAACAGCTCATCAAAGCGCTGGTAGAAAGCGATAAAAAAGAGCTTACGATAATAAGCAATGATCTAGGCTCCCCCAACATAGGCTTGGGGCAGCTGCTGACCAAAAAGAAAATAAAGGGGCTCATCGGCACTTATTACAATTGGAACACCGAAGTCGCAGCGGCGTACAACGCCGGCGAAATCACCGTAGAGCTTATACCCCAGGGGTCGTTCGCAGAAGGCATAAGGGCGGCCGGAGTAGGAAGCGCCGGCTTCTACACCAAAACGGCGGTGGGCACGGAGCTTGCGAAAGGCAGAGAGACAAAAGAATTCGACGGAGAAACGTATCTGCTCCAGGAGGCCATCCGGGGCGACGTAGCCCTCATTTGCGCCGATAAAGCCGATGAGCTGGGAAACCTCGTTTACCACAAGACCGCCAGAAATTTCAACCCTGTAATGGCGACGGCCGCTCAAACGGTGATAGCCGAGGTGGGAGAGATAGTGCCGGCGGGAGCCCTTGACCCCGAGAGCATCGTAACGCCGCATATCTATGTAGACGCAATCGTATTAAGGAGTTGTTAG
- a CDS encoding thiolase family protein, with protein sequence MNEVYVASAARTAVGSIGGTLKNTQPEELLRVALEGAINKAGINRDIIDEVICGQAKQTTDAPNIARVVSLMLQIPESTPAYTVHRQCASGMQAILNGMQQIQCGYSDIVLTGGVESMSTAPFYVRNARFGVGNGNGVFVDPNIESQPKSQPNDIYGTFSMIQTADNIARQFDISREAQDEFALESQTRAVAAIDSGRFKDEIVPVIVPQRKKDPIIFDTDEFPKRNTNMEKLSKLKTVFPNGFVTAGNASGRNDGAAAVLVASKEKVEELGLKPMARIIAGCAVGVDPRIMGIGPVAATRKLMKILEPQKLKLEDFELIELNEAFAAQSVACINELGLNREIVNVNGGAIALGHPLGCSGSRITTTLLYEMQKRGVRYGLATICVAGGLGMAMAFERI encoded by the coding sequence ATGAATGAAGTGTATGTGGCTTCGGCGGCGAGAACGGCCGTCGGATCGATTGGCGGAACCCTGAAGAACACGCAGCCCGAAGAGCTGCTGCGGGTCGCCCTCGAAGGGGCCATAAACAAAGCTGGCATCAACAGAGACATAATCGACGAGGTAATTTGCGGGCAGGCGAAGCAGACAACGGACGCCCCCAACATTGCAAGAGTCGTGTCTCTCATGCTGCAGATCCCGGAGTCGACGCCGGCATACACCGTTCACCGCCAATGCGCCTCCGGGATGCAGGCTATACTCAACGGCATGCAGCAAATTCAGTGCGGATATTCGGACATCGTTCTGACGGGCGGAGTAGAGAGCATGAGCACGGCCCCCTTTTACGTCCGCAACGCCAGATTCGGGGTCGGCAACGGCAACGGCGTATTTGTAGACCCCAATATAGAAAGCCAGCCTAAAAGCCAGCCCAACGACATCTACGGGACATTCTCGATGATTCAGACCGCCGACAACATAGCGAGGCAATTCGACATATCCCGCGAGGCGCAGGACGAATTCGCTCTGGAAAGCCAGACGAGGGCCGTCGCCGCGATCGATTCCGGGCGCTTTAAAGACGAGATCGTACCTGTAATCGTTCCGCAGCGCAAGAAAGACCCGATTATTTTCGACACGGACGAATTCCCCAAACGCAACACCAACATGGAAAAACTTTCGAAACTGAAAACCGTATTCCCAAACGGCTTCGTGACCGCGGGGAACGCGTCGGGACGCAACGACGGGGCGGCCGCGGTGCTGGTGGCGTCAAAAGAAAAGGTAGAAGAACTCGGGCTGAAGCCCATGGCGCGCATCATCGCAGGGTGCGCCGTGGGAGTGGACCCGCGCATAATGGGAATAGGACCGGTGGCCGCCACGCGCAAGCTGATGAAAATACTTGAGCCGCAAAAGCTCAAACTCGAAGACTTCGAGCTCATAGAACTCAACGAGGCGTTCGCGGCGCAGTCGGTCGCCTGTATAAACGAACTCGGATTAAACAGAGAGATAGTCAACGTCAACGGCGGTGCCATCGCGTTGGGGCATCCTCTCGGATGCTCCGGCTCCAGAATCACGACCACCTTGCTTTATGAAATGCAGAAAAGAGGCGTCCGCTACGGGCTGGCGACGATCTGCGTCGCAGGCGGGCTGGGAATGGCCATGGCCTTTGAAAGAATCTAA
- a CDS encoding PucR family transcriptional regulator, translating into MREFIDVEWLTEISMFKNHIRLVAGKGGLDRHVTYVTVQEAPDFYKQIEGGEFVLSTWYAFKDDMDAGLDAIRNLCGMASGVCIKVNRFIDKLPPEYLKCADEFNLPLFIVDKSVKFREIIKSITLEINMAHVNVLVQLNDYYTYLFQTALENGSADSMLLDFAKRSGLIAITVSADFKQLRGMRSFQKLPEHEYRLQVIKDIISLNSSPVKYFCENEYHIFPCIARGYCYGYLVVLSANMLSERQRLYIAQLVNIITIKWLDRQEKENDTLLSLLEMILNSPEKDQERIIQFFNKKSIDYTSGIRAIQIKYDKPNKSDTKVNFAVVQRFLADMIAIKPNLLYIWDKPADSFTLLIDKQTREGDDLSHGFLHSVAKISENYRDISVSIGPVVTAVSDIRVSIKMAKNSFLFKSGDESNVICYKENLMQFALLGGADSRESDFFLEYTIIPLIEHDRCHDDLIMETLSCVVENATLEQAAKKQNIHVNSVRYRLQKIKNICGLDFFNQNEKYIMIIAYMIYKNRKKYCY; encoded by the coding sequence GTGCGTGAGTTTATAGATGTCGAATGGCTTACGGAAATATCCATGTTCAAAAATCATATAAGGCTCGTCGCCGGCAAGGGAGGGCTCGACCGCCACGTGACATATGTAACTGTGCAAGAAGCGCCTGACTTTTATAAACAAATCGAAGGCGGGGAGTTCGTCCTTTCCACGTGGTATGCCTTCAAGGATGATATGGACGCAGGGCTCGACGCCATACGCAACCTGTGCGGCATGGCCTCCGGGGTCTGCATCAAGGTCAATAGGTTTATCGATAAGCTGCCGCCGGAGTATCTAAAGTGCGCGGATGAGTTCAACCTCCCGCTGTTCATCGTGGACAAGAGCGTCAAATTCCGCGAGATCATAAAAAGCATTACCCTTGAGATCAATATGGCGCACGTCAACGTTTTGGTTCAATTGAACGATTATTATACATACCTCTTCCAAACGGCCCTGGAAAACGGGAGCGCCGATTCCATGCTGCTCGACTTCGCCAAACGCTCCGGATTGATCGCGATTACGGTTTCCGCGGATTTTAAACAGCTACGCGGTATGCGCTCATTTCAAAAGCTGCCCGAGCATGAATACAGGCTTCAGGTTATAAAGGATATTATCAGCCTGAACTCCAGCCCCGTGAAATATTTCTGTGAAAATGAGTACCACATTTTCCCGTGTATCGCGCGAGGGTACTGCTACGGCTATCTAGTCGTGCTGAGCGCCAATATGTTGTCAGAACGCCAGCGTCTGTATATCGCCCAGCTGGTCAATATCATAACGATAAAATGGCTCGATCGGCAGGAGAAAGAGAACGATACGCTGCTTTCTCTGTTGGAGATGATTCTAAACAGTCCGGAAAAGGATCAGGAGCGTATAATTCAGTTTTTTAATAAGAAGTCGATAGATTATACTTCCGGGATACGAGCTATTCAAATAAAATACGACAAACCCAATAAAAGCGACACTAAGGTCAATTTCGCAGTGGTCCAGCGTTTCTTGGCCGACATGATCGCGATAAAGCCAAATCTCTTATATATATGGGATAAGCCGGCCGACTCCTTTACTCTTCTGATAGATAAGCAGACCCGGGAAGGAGACGACCTTTCTCACGGCTTTTTGCACAGCGTCGCGAAGATTTCGGAGAACTACAGGGATATATCGGTGTCGATCGGACCGGTGGTGACGGCTGTTTCTGATATCCGAGTCAGCATAAAGATGGCGAAAAACTCTTTCTTATTCAAGAGCGGCGATGAGTCGAACGTCATATGTTATAAGGAAAACTTGATGCAGTTTGCGCTGCTCGGAGGCGCCGATTCGAGAGAAAGCGATTTTTTCCTGGAGTATACGATAATACCTTTGATAGAACACGACCGCTGCCATGACGACCTTATTATGGAGACGCTTTCCTGCGTGGTTGAAAACGCTACTTTGGAGCAGGCCGCCAAAAAGCAAAATATCCACGTCAATTCCGTCCGCTATCGATTGCAAAAAATTAAAAATATATGCGGTTTGGATTTTTTTAATCAAAACGAAAAATATATTATGATAATCGCCTATATGATTTATAAAAACAGAAAAAAATATTGTTACTGA
- a CDS encoding Glu/Leu/Phe/Val family dehydrogenase — protein sequence MAVQKRTSTNVLLHTALQNFYSAAEEMGLEDGLVEVLSRPERAICVSVPVKMDDGSVRVFNGYRVQHSTVCGPAKGGLRFHPDVNLEECEALASLMTWKCSLAGIPYGGGKGGIAVDPFELSPREREMMTRTFAARIAPFIGDWTDVPAPDVNTGGPEMVWIMDTISKLRGKLEPGVVTGKPITYWGSKGRTAATGLGVSTCVLELLKRKGIDPKDATVIVQGFGNVGHYNALFLQQAGCKIVGISDITGGYYNPKGIDVVAAKAHVEKHPKRILEGYDEPGLQKMDGNAILEQECLVLSPCALEGVINEKNAGKLKCKYIVEGANGPTKPEGDKILDERGILVVPDFLANSGGVIGSYFEWVQDLAGFFWTEEEYNSRLVPIMKDNFKRVWDYAEEHNVKMRRAAFLVAIKRVADGLRTKGFFL from the coding sequence ATGGCCGTACAGAAACGCACTTCCACGAATGTTCTTCTTCACACCGCTTTGCAGAACTTTTATTCGGCAGCAGAAGAAATGGGACTTGAAGACGGGCTCGTCGAGGTCTTGAGCCGTCCGGAGCGCGCGATCTGCGTATCCGTGCCCGTCAAGATGGACGACGGTTCCGTCAGGGTCTTCAACGGTTATCGCGTACAGCATTCGACGGTCTGCGGACCCGCGAAGGGCGGGCTTCGCTTCCACCCCGATGTCAACCTTGAAGAGTGCGAAGCTCTTGCAAGCCTTATGACATGGAAATGCTCGCTCGCCGGCATCCCCTACGGCGGAGGCAAGGGCGGCATAGCCGTGGACCCGTTCGAACTCTCGCCGCGCGAGCGCGAAATGATGACCCGCACGTTCGCGGCGCGCATCGCCCCGTTCATCGGCGACTGGACGGACGTTCCGGCGCCGGACGTCAACACGGGCGGCCCTGAAATGGTCTGGATCATGGACACGATATCCAAGCTCCGCGGTAAACTCGAACCGGGCGTCGTAACCGGCAAGCCTATCACATACTGGGGCTCGAAAGGCCGCACCGCGGCGACGGGGCTCGGCGTTTCGACGTGCGTCCTCGAACTGCTCAAGAGAAAAGGCATCGATCCGAAAGACGCGACGGTCATCGTACAGGGCTTCGGCAACGTCGGACATTACAACGCGCTCTTCCTGCAGCAGGCCGGCTGCAAGATCGTCGGCATCAGCGACATCACCGGCGGCTACTACAACCCGAAGGGAATCGACGTCGTCGCCGCCAAGGCGCACGTCGAGAAGCATCCGAAACGCATCCTTGAAGGATACGACGAGCCCGGCCTCCAGAAGATGGACGGCAACGCGATCCTCGAGCAGGAGTGCCTCGTTCTTTCACCTTGCGCCCTTGAAGGCGTCATCAACGAAAAGAACGCCGGCAAGCTGAAATGCAAATATATCGTCGAAGGCGCCAACGGCCCGACAAAGCCGGAAGGCGACAAGATTCTCGACGAGCGCGGGATCCTCGTGGTCCCCGACTTCCTCGCGAACAGCGGCGGCGTCATCGGCTCATACTTTGAATGGGTACAGGACCTCGCCGGTTTCTTCTGGACGGAGGAAGAGTACAACAGCCGCTTAGTCCCGATCATGAAGGACAACTTCAAGAGAGTTTGGGACTACGCAGAGGAGCACAACGTCAAGATGCGCCGCGCGGCCTTCCTCGTCGCGATCAAGCGCGTCGCCGACGGGCTCAGGACGAAGGGCTTCTTCCTCTAA
- a CDS encoding energy-coupling factor ABC transporter permease, producing MHMSDALLSPAVALTMCAAAGAAVAYSAAKLKKNEFSEKKLPLTAIAGAFVFAAQMINFTIPGTGSSGHIGGGILLAALVGGDAALLAVTAVLVIQALFFADGGLLALGCNIFNMGVIPCLVVYPLVFTPMLKSGVTRGRLAAASIASALLALQAGAFSVVLETTSSGITALPFSTFVMLMQPIHLAIGLVEGLVTGAVLSFVWKAQPELPDFAAASFESRPMKKVLALFAALALLCGAILSSFASSYPDGLEWSILKVTGKEELEASGEIFDKSAALQQRTAVMPDYDFAEGEGKGTAAAGVIGSAATFVLAAAVCALVSRSKKKGLPN from the coding sequence ATGCATATGTCCGATGCTCTGCTTTCCCCAGCCGTCGCGCTTACGATGTGCGCGGCCGCCGGGGCCGCCGTCGCTTATTCGGCGGCGAAGCTGAAGAAAAACGAGTTTTCCGAGAAAAAGCTTCCGCTCACGGCGATAGCGGGCGCATTCGTATTCGCCGCGCAGATGATAAATTTCACGATACCGGGCACCGGTTCGAGCGGCCACATCGGCGGCGGCATTCTTTTAGCGGCGCTCGTCGGCGGCGACGCGGCGCTGCTCGCGGTCACCGCGGTGCTGGTGATTCAGGCGCTCTTTTTCGCCGACGGCGGGCTTCTCGCCCTGGGCTGCAACATATTCAACATGGGCGTGATCCCCTGCCTCGTCGTTTATCCGCTGGTATTTACGCCGATGCTGAAAAGCGGCGTCACGCGGGGGCGCCTCGCCGCCGCGTCGATAGCTTCCGCGCTGCTCGCGCTGCAGGCCGGGGCTTTTTCCGTCGTCCTGGAGACTACTTCCTCCGGGATAACGGCGCTGCCTTTTTCAACGTTCGTCATGCTGATGCAGCCGATACATCTTGCGATCGGGCTCGTCGAAGGCCTCGTGACCGGCGCGGTGCTTTCGTTCGTCTGGAAGGCCCAACCCGAGCTGCCGGATTTCGCCGCGGCGAGCTTTGAAAGCCGCCCGATGAAAAAGGTCCTCGCGCTCTTTGCCGCGCTCGCGCTGCTATGCGGCGCGATTCTCTCGTCGTTCGCGTCGTCCTACCCCGACGGGCTCGAATGGTCCATACTGAAGGTTACGGGAAAAGAAGAGCTTGAGGCCTCCGGCGAAATTTTCGACAAGTCCGCCGCGCTTCAGCAGCGCACCGCTGTGATGCCGGACTACGATTTCGCCGAAGGAGAGGGCAAGGGCACGGCCGCGGCCGGAGTGATCGGCTCGGCGGCTACGTTCGTGCTCGCGGCGGCGGTATGCGCGCTCGTTTCGAGGTCGAAAAAGAAGGGGCTGCCGAACTGA
- the cbiQ gene encoding cobalt ECF transporter T component CbiQ produces the protein MPELRAALYDIYSLEALSVGASAMHALDARAKAVGTLFYLAALLSFRQRELSALAPFVLYPAAALSVAGVPLRMMMRRFLTALPFCLFAAISSVFFDRAPLFSIFGVTVTSGWLIFFSIMFRALLCVAAVLALIATTPMYELTRALRRMRVPEYFVFLFEMTCRYAGTLSEEALSMRTACALRGGGVRMRDMGSFAGRLLLRSFARAERVCAAMRCRGWGGGDVLFCSGRALRFDDYIFLALLCGSSLFFRIVNVPQAVGKLLICLF, from the coding sequence ATGCCGGAGCTGCGCGCGGCGCTTTACGACATTTATTCGTTGGAAGCGCTTTCAGTCGGAGCTTCCGCTATGCACGCGCTCGACGCGCGGGCGAAAGCCGTCGGCACGCTTTTTTACCTCGCGGCTCTGCTTTCGTTCAGGCAGCGCGAGCTGTCGGCGCTCGCGCCTTTCGTTCTTTATCCGGCGGCGGCGCTTTCCGTCGCCGGCGTCCCGCTTCGTATGATGATGAGAAGGTTTCTTACGGCGCTTCCCTTTTGCCTTTTCGCGGCGATTTCGTCGGTTTTCTTCGACAGGGCGCCGCTTTTCTCTATCTTCGGCGTGACGGTCACTTCGGGCTGGCTGATATTTTTCTCGATAATGTTCCGCGCGCTGCTCTGCGTCGCCGCGGTGCTGGCGCTGATAGCGACGACGCCGATGTACGAGCTCACGCGCGCTCTGCGTCGGATGCGCGTGCCGGAGTATTTCGTTTTTCTCTTCGAGATGACGTGCAGATACGCGGGAACGCTCTCCGAGGAGGCGCTTTCGATGCGCACCGCGTGCGCGCTGCGCGGCGGAGGCGTGAGGATGCGCGACATGGGCTCCTTCGCCGGCCGGCTGCTGCTGCGTTCCTTCGCGCGCGCAGAGCGGGTCTGCGCCGCGATGAGATGCCGCGGCTGGGGCGGAGGCGACGTACTTTTCTGCAGCGGGCGCGCGCTCCGCTTCGACGATTATATTTTTCTCGCGCTACTCTGCGGCTCGTCGCTCTTTTTCCGCATCGTGAACGTGCCGCAGGCGGTCGGCAAGCTCCTGATATGTTTGTTTTAG
- a CDS encoding energy-coupling factor ABC transporter ATP-binding protein — MFVLEDLTVTYPDGTRAVEGVSFRLAPGESAVLAGANGAGKSSLILAAVGVLPSTGMVCADGVTLEKKNLAELRRRVGVLFQNPDDQLFSATIYDDIAFGPRNMGLSAEETERRVSEALALLGIEYLRGKTALKLSGGEKRLAALASVLAMKPSVLLFDEPTAFLDPRARRNLIKIMNGLPQTKLIASHDLPFAGAVASRAIVLKRGRLFADGAAREILRDEKLMEEGGL, encoded by the coding sequence ATGTTTGTTTTAGAAGACCTCACCGTCACGTATCCCGACGGCACAAGGGCCGTCGAAGGCGTTTCGTTCCGCCTTGCGCCGGGCGAAAGCGCGGTGCTTGCAGGGGCTAACGGCGCCGGCAAGAGCTCGCTGATTCTCGCGGCGGTCGGCGTGCTGCCCTCCACCGGCATGGTCTGCGCCGACGGCGTGACGCTCGAAAAGAAAAATCTTGCTGAGCTCCGCAGGAGGGTCGGCGTGCTTTTTCAAAATCCAGACGATCAACTCTTTTCGGCGACGATTTACGACGATATCGCCTTCGGCCCGCGAAACATGGGCCTCTCCGCCGAGGAGACGGAAAGACGCGTAAGCGAAGCGCTCGCGCTTCTGGGTATAGAATATCTGCGTGGGAAAACCGCGCTGAAGCTCTCGGGCGGGGAGAAGCGCCTCGCGGCGCTCGCCTCGGTCCTCGCGATGAAGCCCTCAGTGCTGCTCTTCGACGAGCCGACGGCTTTTCTCGACCCGCGCGCGCGGAGGAATTTGATAAAGATAATGAACGGTCTGCCGCAGACCAAACTCATCGCGTCGCACGATCTGCCCTTCGCCGGCGCCGTGGCGTCGCGCGCGATAGTGTTGAAAAGGGGGCGGCTCTTCGCGGACGGGGCCGCGCGGGAAATACTCCGCGACGAAAAACTGATGGAAGAGGGCGGATTGTAG
- the larE gene encoding ATP-dependent sacrificial sulfur transferase LarE yields the protein MELSEFFRKNPRVALAFSGGADSGYLLYAAGRHGAKLRAYYIKSPFQPRFELDDAKRLAKELRAELTVIEYDILGYAAVAANPPDRCYYCKKALFSRIIERAAGDGFPVVIDGTNASDDAGERPGMRALSELGVLSPLRECGITKAELRARSKEAGLFTWDKPSYACLATRIPAGTKIERDTLRRVEAAEREMSALGFSDFRVRLFHGAVRLQLPAGQFAAAAGMRAEIAAALGKYFDTVLIDTEARDKDE from the coding sequence GTGGAATTAAGCGAATTTTTCAGAAAAAACCCACGAGTGGCGCTCGCCTTCTCGGGCGGCGCCGATTCCGGATACCTGCTCTACGCGGCTGGAAGGCACGGCGCCAAGCTTCGCGCCTACTATATCAAATCGCCCTTTCAGCCGCGCTTCGAGCTTGACGACGCGAAGCGCCTCGCGAAGGAGCTGCGCGCGGAGCTCACGGTGATAGAATATGACATATTGGGCTACGCCGCCGTCGCCGCAAATCCGCCGGATCGCTGCTACTACTGCAAGAAGGCGCTATTTTCAAGGATAATCGAACGCGCCGCGGGCGACGGCTTTCCGGTAGTGATCGACGGCACCAACGCGTCGGACGACGCCGGGGAACGCCCCGGTATGCGCGCGCTTTCCGAGCTCGGCGTGCTCTCGCCGCTGCGCGAATGCGGCATAACCAAGGCCGAGCTTCGCGCGCGTTCGAAAGAGGCGGGGCTTTTCACATGGGACAAGCCCTCCTATGCGTGCCTCGCGACGAGGATTCCCGCCGGGACGAAGATAGAGCGCGATACGCTGCGGCGCGTCGAAGCGGCGGAGAGGGAGATGTCCGCGCTGGGCTTTTCGGACTTCCGCGTCAGGCTCTTCCACGGCGCCGTGCGGCTCCAGCTTCCCGCCGGGCAGTTCGCCGCGGCGGCGGGCATGCGCGCAGAAATAGCCGCCGCGCTGGGAAAATATTTCGATACGGTACTTATAGACACCGAGGCGAGGGATAAAGATGAATAA